The following are encoded together in the Sphaerodactylus townsendi isolate TG3544 linkage group LG12, MPM_Stown_v2.3, whole genome shotgun sequence genome:
- the LOC125442015 gene encoding prefoldin subunit 5-like: MAQQVSISELSLPQLEVLKSQLDQAVEFLSSSITQLKMVQTKYMEAKDCLTVLNKSNESKELLVLFCSSMYVPGKLSDSDQVLIDMGTGYYVEKSVEGTRYCFKIDFLTKLMEKIQSALQEKHAMKQAVVEMMSEKIQQQQSSNSYKDLANPKLILKVL; this comes from the coding sequence ATGGCTCAGCAAGTCAGCATCTCGGAGCTGTCCTTACCACAGCTGGAGGTGCTGAAGAGCCAGCTAGACCAGGCAGTGGAgttcctttcttcctccatcACACAACTAAAGATGGTGCAGACAAAATACATGGAAGCAAAGGACTGTTTGACTGTACTGAATAAAAGCAATGAAAGTAAAGAGCTGCTTGTCCTATTCTGCAGTTCTATGTATGTTCCTGGGAAGCTCTCTGACAGTGACCAGGTGCTAATAGACATGGGGACCGGTTACTATGTAGAAAAGTCTGTGGAAGGCACCAGATACTGCTTCAAGATTGATTTCCTGACAAAACTGATGGAGAAAATCCAATCAGCACTTCAGGAGAAACATGCCATGAAGCAAGCTGTGGTGGAGATGATGAGTGAGAAGATTCAGCAGCAACAAAGCAGCAACAGCTACAAAGACCTAGCAAACCCCAAGCTAATTTTGAAAGTGCTATGA